The Candidatus Effluviviaceae Genus I sp. region ATGCCGTCGGCCACGACGAGCGGACCGGACACCTTCCTGATGGACCCCTGGACCTTCGACTGTGCCATTCCGGGTCTCCCGCGCGACGTCGCGTCGCGGCTAGTCGTTTCGTCCCACCGCCAGGATGTCGGCGCCGACGGCCGCGGACACGGCCCGATGGATCTCCTTCGCCGCAAGCCCGCTCGAGCCCCTCACGCCCGGCAGCACCGTCACGGTCGGCAGCGCCCGGTCGCGCAGCGCCGCGATCTCGGCCGCGCACGCCTCGTGAACGTCCTCGGTCACGAAGACGATGGCGTGGCCGGCCGCCACGGCCTCGGCGAACGCCGCGCGCGCCTCCTCCGGCGTCGCCGCCGGCATCGCGGCCACTCCGAAGGCCCGAAGGCCGAGCACGGAGTCGCGGTCCCCGATGAAGGCGATGGTGGCGGTTCTAGACATGGACGCTCCTCAGGCGCTCCTCGACGTCGCCTCTCGCGAGGCCGCCGAGCCTCGCGAGCACGGCGGTGCGAACGAGCCTGATCTCGATCTGCCGCCGCAGGACGTACGCGATGAGCGGCTCGATCCCGTACGCGACGGTCTTCGCGGGCTCGACCCGCGCGAGCAGCGCGTTGTCGCACGCGCGCTCGACCGCGTACGACCTCTCCGGCGCCCACTCGCGGAGCGCCGGCGCGAGATCGCCGTAGGGACCGTACTCCAGCGCGCGGGCGAGCGAGTCGACCGGCTCTCCGAGAAGCCGCGTGAAGAAGGTCGCGTCGAGCTCGCCTCCGGCCACGAGCGTTCGCGCGAGGTCGGCCGCGTCCGCCCCGGCCTGTCTCATCCGAAGGAACGCGCGGACGTTCGCAAGGTCGATCTCGACACGGAAGTACGATTCCAGGAACTGGTTCCGCCTCGCGCGCGCGGTCGCGAGCGAGTGCGCCCACAGCGCCGCGTCGCAGACACGGTCGATCGCCGCGAGCTCGCCCGTCTCGCGGTGCGCCTCG contains the following coding sequences:
- a CDS encoding V-type ATP synthase subunit F, with amino-acid sequence MSRTATIAFIGDRDSVLGLRAFGVAAMPAATPEEARAAFAEAVAAGHAIVFVTEDVHEACAAEIAALRDRALPTVTVLPGVRGSSGLAAKEIHRAVSAAVGADILAVGRND
- a CDS encoding DUF2764 family protein; amino-acid sequence: MADDTRYAYAVARVRGMETRALDRQWIERLLSETPDGVLKALGDSGYQDALAGVARPQDIERGLERALAQTLATISGVSPEPELIDLFRLRWDFRNLKSLLKAAALRRGDGHLGLADGIGTVPLDAMRKAVEEGGFAQIPEPVAEAARSALEAHRETGELAAIDRVCDAALWAHSLATARARRNQFLESYFRVEIDLANVRAFLRMRQAGADAADLARTLVAGGELDATFFTRLLGEPVDSLARALEYGPYGDLAPALREWAPERSYAVERACDNALLARVEPAKTVAYGIEPLIAYVLRRQIEIRLVRTAVLARLGGLARGDVEERLRSVHV